The following coding sequences lie in one Actinomyces capricornis genomic window:
- a CDS encoding DUF4190 domain-containing protein, which translates to MTEDPYPPSGPTGGSPWEHHLQQPGAAGGGHDGPYAAVGSHPPAGAPDLPGYPAPYGHPPGAHPGYYAGAYPPGAHPRPDEMNWAGITSLVLSLSSLVISLFAFPLGGVALVISLVLGILGLGAAREGRATNRGVALAGVIISAVLIVLGVLVIIILIAIFGAFIHGLESTP; encoded by the coding sequence ATGACCGAGGATCCCTACCCGCCCTCAGGGCCGACCGGCGGCTCGCCCTGGGAGCATCACCTGCAGCAGCCCGGGGCGGCGGGAGGCGGCCACGACGGCCCCTACGCCGCCGTCGGGAGCCACCCGCCGGCGGGGGCGCCCGATCTGCCCGGGTACCCCGCGCCGTACGGCCATCCGCCGGGCGCCCACCCCGGCTACTACGCGGGCGCCTACCCGCCGGGGGCGCACCCCCGGCCCGATGAGATGAACTGGGCGGGGATCACCTCCCTGGTCTTGTCCCTGAGCTCGTTGGTGATCTCCTTGTTCGCCTTCCCCCTGGGAGGCGTCGCCCTGGTGATCTCCCTCGTGCTGGGGATCCTCGGCCTGGGTGCGGCGCGCGAGGGCAGGGCGACCAACAGGGGCGTGGCCCTGGCCGGTGTCATCATCTCGGCGGTGCTCATCGTCCTGGGAGTCCTGGTGATCATCATCCTGATCGCCATCTTCGGCGCCTTCATCCATGGCCTGGAATCGACGCCGTGA
- the hisI gene encoding phosphoribosyl-AMP cyclohydrolase codes for MSPSIAQRLKRDPAGLVCAVIQQHDTREVLMVGWMDDEALARTLSQGRVTFWSRSRGEYWRKGDTSGHAQYVKAVHLDCDGDALLIEVDQVGAACHTGRRTCFLEGGDLGAVVGARPAGGTPA; via the coding sequence CTGAGCCCCTCGATCGCCCAGCGCCTCAAGCGCGATCCGGCCGGCCTGGTGTGCGCCGTCATCCAGCAGCACGACACCCGCGAGGTGCTCATGGTCGGCTGGATGGACGACGAGGCCCTGGCCCGCACCCTGAGCCAGGGGCGGGTGACCTTCTGGTCCCGCTCCCGCGGCGAGTACTGGCGCAAGGGCGACACCTCGGGGCACGCCCAGTACGTCAAGGCCGTCCACCTGGACTGCGACGGCGATGCCCTGCTCATCGAGGTCGATCAGGTGGGGGCGGCCTGCCACACCGGTCGGCGCACCTGCTTCCTGGAGGGCGGGGACCTGGGCGCCGTCGTCGGCGCCCGCCCCGCCGGCGGGACGCCGGCCTGA